A section of the Lampris incognitus isolate fLamInc1 chromosome 8, fLamInc1.hap2, whole genome shotgun sequence genome encodes:
- the cenpv gene encoding centromere protein V isoform X3: MDLVKHTGGCHCGAVRFEVWGSPDLHVFHCNCSICTKKQNHHFIVPKSQFTLLQGSENLITYTFNTHIAKHSFCKVCGVQSFYTPRSNPDGYGIAPHCLDPGTVHSVTVEKFCGEKWEESMQAHKSIRGMSKPAADTQPRQTGPD, encoded by the exons ATGGATCTTGTGAAACACACCGGTGGGTGCCATTGTGGGGCCGTCAGATTTGAGGTGTGGGGTTCCCCAGACCTCCACGTTTTCCACTGCAA CTGTAGCATTTGCACAAAGAAGCAAAACCATCACTTCATTGTGCCAAAAAGTCAGTTCACGCTGTTACAG gGGTCAGAAAACTTGATCACGTACACATTTAACACGCACATTGCCAAGCACAGTTTCTGTAAAGTTTGTGGAGTTCAGAGTTTCTACACCCCACGTTCCAACCCGGATGGATATG GCATTGCTCCTCACTGTCTGGATCCAGGTACTGTGCACAGCGTCACAGTTGAGAAGTTCTGTGGTGAGAAATGGGAAGAAAGCATGCAGGCCCATAAGAGCATCAGAGGCATGTCTAAACCAGCAGCcgacacacagccaagacaaacaGGCCCAGACTGA
- the cenpv gene encoding centromere protein V isoform X1: protein MDLVKHTGGCHCGAVRFEVWGSPDLHVFHCNCSICTKKQNHHFIVPKSQFTLLQGSENLITYTFNTHIAKHSFCKVCGVQSFYTPRSNPDGYGIAPHCLDPGTVHSVTVEKFCGEKWEESMQAHKSIRVVLGQLPYFSSCPGLCSTPSADPGRAADYHMPPPIHVESPAASFHLAVRSFTGGRSAWEDHAIPPSSPSTGAPTDQRRR from the exons ATGGATCTTGTGAAACACACCGGTGGGTGCCATTGTGGGGCCGTCAGATTTGAGGTGTGGGGTTCCCCAGACCTCCACGTTTTCCACTGCAA CTGTAGCATTTGCACAAAGAAGCAAAACCATCACTTCATTGTGCCAAAAAGTCAGTTCACGCTGTTACAG gGGTCAGAAAACTTGATCACGTACACATTTAACACGCACATTGCCAAGCACAGTTTCTGTAAAGTTTGTGGAGTTCAGAGTTTCTACACCCCACGTTCCAACCCGGATGGATATG GCATTGCTCCTCACTGTCTGGATCCAGGTACTGTGCACAGCGTCACAGTTGAGAAGTTCTGTGGTGAGAAATGGGAAGAAAGCATGCAGGCCCATAAGAGCATCAGAG tggtacttggccaattaccctatttttcgagctgtcctggtctctgctccaccccctctgccgatccggggagggctgcagactaccacatgcctcctccaatacacgtggagtcgccagccgcttcttttcacctggcagtgaggagtttcaccgggggacgtagcgcatgggaggatcacgctattccccccagttccccctcaacaggcgccccgactgaccagaggaggcgctaa
- the cenpv gene encoding centromere protein V isoform X2, which produces MDLVKHTGGCHCGAVRFEVWGSPDLHVFHCNCSICTKKQNHHFIVPKSQFTLLQGSENLITYTFNTHIAKHSFCKVCGVQSFYTPRSNPDGYVVLGQLPYFSSCPGLCSTPSADPGRAADYHMPPPIHVESPAASFHLAVRSFTGGRSAWEDHAIPPSSPSTGAPTDQRRR; this is translated from the exons ATGGATCTTGTGAAACACACCGGTGGGTGCCATTGTGGGGCCGTCAGATTTGAGGTGTGGGGTTCCCCAGACCTCCACGTTTTCCACTGCAA CTGTAGCATTTGCACAAAGAAGCAAAACCATCACTTCATTGTGCCAAAAAGTCAGTTCACGCTGTTACAG gGGTCAGAAAACTTGATCACGTACACATTTAACACGCACATTGCCAAGCACAGTTTCTGTAAAGTTTGTGGAGTTCAGAGTTTCTACACCCCACGTTCCAACCCGGATGGATATG tggtacttggccaattaccctatttttcgagctgtcctggtctctgctccaccccctctgccgatccggggagggctgcagactaccacatgcctcctccaatacacgtggagtcgccagccgcttcttttcacctggcagtgaggagtttcaccgggggacgtagcgcatgggaggatcacgctattccccccagttccccctcaacaggcgccccgactgaccagaggaggcgctaa